The following proteins come from a genomic window of Pseudomonas sp. MAG733B:
- the clsB gene encoding cardiolipin synthase ClsB: MSTSPMEKTTAQPIAAPPMSEPAAVDVEYRWQGNNRVELLENGEAYFPRVFEAMRQAKTEILLETFIVFEDKVGEELKTVLIDAAQRGVRVTASLDGFGCGELSTGYLTALSSAGVHLQMFDPAPKRLGIRTNWFRRLHRKIVVVDGTVAFIGGINFSADHLADFGPEAKQDYSVEVQGPTVADIHHFALLQCGRPVRAKYWWQQRRQRRSELAVSDHDGQVRLVHRDNGDHQTDIEQVYRQVLRTAKQRVVIANAYFFPGYRLLREIRNAARRGVDVRLILQGQPDVLVAKLAARMTYDYLLKSGVKIYEYCDRPLHGKVALVDDDWSTVGSSNLDPLSLSMNLEANVLIRDREFNRMLFERLEDLSDNHCKVMSVDKAPRGRIWHMTVGFLVFHFLRHFPAWAGWLPAHKPRLKAFTSPTGSDEHEPH, from the coding sequence ATGAGCACTTCACCGATGGAAAAAACCACTGCGCAGCCGATTGCCGCGCCGCCAATGAGCGAGCCCGCAGCGGTCGACGTCGAGTACCGCTGGCAAGGCAACAACCGCGTCGAGTTGCTGGAAAACGGCGAAGCCTATTTCCCAAGGGTGTTCGAGGCCATGCGCCAGGCCAAGACCGAGATCCTCCTGGAAACCTTCATCGTGTTCGAAGACAAAGTCGGCGAGGAGCTGAAGACTGTGCTCATCGACGCCGCTCAACGGGGCGTGCGCGTCACCGCCAGCCTCGACGGATTTGGCTGCGGCGAACTGAGCACCGGGTATCTCACCGCCCTCAGCAGCGCTGGCGTGCACCTGCAAATGTTCGACCCGGCACCCAAGCGGTTGGGCATCCGCACCAACTGGTTCCGACGCCTGCACCGCAAGATTGTGGTGGTGGACGGGACTGTCGCCTTCATCGGCGGGATCAATTTTTCCGCCGACCATCTCGCCGACTTCGGCCCCGAGGCCAAGCAGGATTATTCGGTGGAGGTGCAAGGCCCGACGGTGGCGGACATTCATCATTTTGCCTTGCTGCAATGCGGTCGCCCGGTGCGCGCCAAGTACTGGTGGCAACAGCGCCGGCAGCGTCGCTCGGAACTGGCGGTCAGCGATCACGATGGTCAGGTGCGTCTGGTACACCGCGACAACGGTGATCACCAGACCGACATCGAACAGGTTTACCGGCAAGTACTGCGCACGGCAAAGCAGCGCGTGGTGATCGCCAACGCCTACTTTTTCCCCGGCTACCGATTGCTGCGCGAGATCCGCAACGCGGCGCGCCGTGGCGTCGACGTGCGGCTGATTCTGCAAGGTCAGCCGGACGTGCTGGTGGCCAAGCTCGCCGCGCGCATGACCTACGACTACCTGCTCAAGTCCGGGGTGAAAATTTACGAATATTGCGACCGTCCGCTGCACGGCAAAGTGGCGTTGGTGGACGACGACTGGAGCACCGTGGGCTCGAGCAATCTCGACCCGTTGAGCCTGTCGATGAACCTGGAAGCCAACGTGTTGATCCGCGACCGCGAGTTCAACCGCATGCTGTTCGAACGTCTCGAAGACCTCAGCGACAACCATTGCAAAGTCATGTCCGTGGACAAGGCGCCGCGCGGGCGCATCTGGCACATGACCGTGGGGTTTCTGGTGTTCCACTTCCTGCGGCACTTCCCGGCCTGGGCCGGTTGGCTACCGGCGCATAAACCGCGCTTGAAAGCGTTCACCTCACCGACCGGGAGCGACGAGCATGAGCCGCACTGA
- a CDS encoding lysylphosphatidylglycerol synthase domain-containing protein, whose protein sequence is MSRTEAHAAPHEHPAKSRWSRWKRPLTMLFFLALIVLLTMFAQRIEWAEVLETLADFKVRTLIIASSLTLLSFLVYACFDLIGRTYIRQDLTWKQILPVGIISYAFNLNLSAWVGGIAMRYRLYSRLGVSKGNIAKILGLSLATNWFGYMLIAGVVFSSGLVRMPPGWKLSSGALQAVGVLLLLISAGYLAACQFSKRREWAIRGVEINLPSLRMAILQLLLGALNWSLMAAVIFTLLPSKLDYPLVLGVLLISAIAGVITHIPAGLGVLEAVFVALLQHEASRGSLVAGLLAYRAIYFLLPLLITLVMYLVVEAKAKSLRISKKPK, encoded by the coding sequence ATGAGCCGCACTGAAGCACACGCGGCGCCCCACGAGCACCCGGCCAAGTCACGTTGGAGCCGCTGGAAACGACCGCTGACGATGCTGTTTTTCCTGGCGCTGATCGTGCTGTTGACGATGTTCGCCCAACGCATCGAATGGGCCGAAGTGCTGGAAACCCTGGCCGATTTCAAGGTTCGGACGCTGATCATTGCGTCCTCCCTGACCCTGCTGAGTTTTCTGGTGTACGCCTGTTTTGACCTGATCGGCCGCACCTACATCCGCCAGGACCTGACGTGGAAACAGATCCTGCCGGTGGGCATCATCAGCTACGCCTTCAACCTCAACCTGAGCGCCTGGGTCGGCGGCATCGCCATGCGTTATCGGTTGTATTCGCGGCTCGGGGTGAGCAAAGGCAACATCGCAAAAATCCTCGGCCTGAGCCTGGCCACCAACTGGTTCGGCTACATGTTGATAGCCGGCGTGGTGTTCAGTAGCGGCCTGGTCCGGATGCCGCCAGGCTGGAAGTTGAGCAGCGGCGCGTTGCAAGCGGTGGGTGTGTTATTGCTGTTGATCAGTGCGGGCTATCTGGCGGCGTGCCAGTTTTCCAAACGCCGTGAGTGGGCGATTCGCGGGGTGGAAATCAATCTACCGTCGCTGCGCATGGCGATCCTGCAACTGTTGCTCGGCGCGCTGAACTGGTCGCTGATGGCGGCCGTGATCTTCACTTTGCTGCCGAGCAAACTCGATTATCCGCTGGTGCTCGGTGTGCTGCTGATCAGCGCCATCGCCGGGGTCATCACCCACATTCCGGCCGGGCTCGGTGTGTTGGAGGCGGTGTTCGTCGCGCTGCTGCAACACGAGGCGTCGCGGGGCAGTCTGGTGGCGGGTTTGCTAGCGTATCGGGCGATCTATTTTCTGTTGCCGTTGTTGATCACTCTGGTGATGTATCTGGTGGTGGAGGCCAAGGCGAAGTCGCTGCGGATTTCGAAGAAGCCCAAGTGA